The Vibrio pomeroyi genome window below encodes:
- the accC gene encoding acetyl-CoA carboxylase biotin carboxylase subunit has product MLDKLVIANRGEIALRILRACKELGIKTVAVHSTADRDLKHVLLADETICIGPARGIDSYLNIPRIISAAEVTGAVAVHPGYGFLSENADFAEQVERSGFIFVGPKAETIRMMGDKVSAITSMKKAGVPCVPGSDGPLDDDDAKNKAHAKRIGFPVIIKASGGGGGRGMRVVRSEAELTEAIAMTRAEAKACFNNDMVYMEKFLENPRHIEVQVLADGQGNAIHLGERDCSMQRRHQKVVEEAPAPGITEEMRKYIGERCTRACLEIGYRGAGTFEFLYENGEFYFIEMNTRIQVEHTITEMVTGIDLVKEQLRIAAGQPLSFTQDDIKLRGHSIECRINAEDPVRFLPSPGKIERFHAPGGMGVRWESHIYTGYTVPPHYDSMIGKLITYGENRDVAIARMKNALGEMIVEGINVNTELQLSIMNDENFQHGGANIHYLEKKLGLQ; this is encoded by the coding sequence ATGTTAGATAAATTAGTAATCGCGAACCGTGGTGAGATTGCACTACGTATTCTGCGTGCATGTAAAGAGCTTGGTATTAAAACGGTAGCTGTTCACTCAACAGCTGACCGCGATCTTAAGCACGTACTGCTTGCAGACGAAACCATTTGTATCGGTCCAGCTCGTGGTATCGATAGCTACCTAAACATCCCTCGTATCATCAGCGCTGCTGAAGTTACAGGTGCAGTAGCCGTTCACCCTGGCTACGGCTTCCTATCTGAAAATGCAGACTTTGCAGAACAGGTAGAGCGCAGTGGCTTTATCTTTGTTGGCCCTAAAGCTGAAACTATTCGCATGATGGGTGACAAAGTGTCAGCTATCACGTCGATGAAGAAAGCTGGCGTACCTTGTGTACCAGGTTCTGACGGTCCTCTTGATGATGACGACGCGAAAAACAAAGCGCACGCTAAGCGCATTGGTTTCCCAGTAATCATCAAAGCATCTGGCGGCGGCGGCGGTCGTGGTATGCGTGTTGTTCGTTCTGAAGCAGAACTAACAGAAGCTATCGCGATGACTCGTGCTGAAGCAAAAGCATGTTTCAACAACGACATGGTTTACATGGAGAAATTCCTAGAAAACCCACGTCACATTGAAGTACAAGTGCTTGCAGATGGCCAAGGTAATGCTATCCACCTAGGTGAGCGTGACTGTTCAATGCAGCGTCGTCACCAGAAAGTTGTTGAAGAAGCTCCAGCTCCAGGTATCACTGAAGAGATGCGTAAGTACATTGGCGAACGCTGTACTCGTGCTTGTCTTGAGATTGGTTACCGCGGCGCAGGTACATTTGAATTCCTATACGAGAATGGTGAGTTCTACTTCATCGAAATGAACACTCGTATCCAGGTTGAGCACACGATTACTGAAATGGTAACGGGTATCGACCTAGTGAAAGAGCAACTGCGTATTGCTGCTGGTCAGCCTCTATCATTCACTCAAGATGATATTAAGCTGCGTGGCCACTCAATCGAATGTCGTATCAATGCTGAAGATCCAGTTCGTTTCCTACCTTCTCCAGGTAAGATTGAACGTTTCCACGCACCAGGCGGCATGGGCGTACGTTGGGAATCTCATATCTACACAGGTTACACAGTGCCACCACACTACGATTCAATGATTGGTAAGCTGATCACTTACGGTGAGAACCGTGATGTTGCTATCGCTCGTATGAAGAACGCACTGGGTGAGATGATCGTTGAAGGTATTAACGTTAATACTGAACTTCAACTGTCTATTATGAACGACGAAAACTTCCAACACGGTGGTGCGAACATCCACTACCTTGAGAAGAAGCTTGGTCTGCAATAA
- the prmA gene encoding 50S ribosomal protein L11 methyltransferase, producing the protein MPWIQIKLNATNENAEQIGDMLMEETGALSVTFLDAQDTPVFEPLPGETRLWGDTDILALYDAETDTGVVLAQIKASNMFPADFAHKVEQIEDKDWEREWMDNFHPMKFGERLWICPSWRDIPEPDAVNVMLDPGLAFGTGTHPTTALCLEWLEGLDLTGKTVIDFGCGSGILAIAAIKLGAAKVIGIDIDPQALLASKDNAQRNGVAEQLEVFLPQDQPEGLLADVVVANILAGPLRDLSGIIKGLVKPNGVLAMSGVLDTQAEDVATYYRDELHIDPIIEQQEWCRISGRKQG; encoded by the coding sequence ATGCCTTGGATTCAAATCAAGCTTAATGCTACCAATGAAAATGCCGAACAAATCGGCGACATGTTAATGGAAGAGACTGGTGCTCTTTCTGTAACTTTCCTGGATGCACAAGATACCCCTGTATTTGAGCCTCTGCCGGGTGAAACTCGCCTTTGGGGTGATACTGACATTCTCGCGCTTTACGACGCTGAGACTGATACTGGTGTCGTTCTAGCGCAGATTAAAGCAAGCAACATGTTCCCTGCAGACTTTGCTCATAAAGTAGAGCAAATTGAAGACAAGGATTGGGAACGTGAATGGATGGACAACTTCCACCCAATGAAGTTTGGTGAGCGTTTATGGATCTGCCCTAGCTGGCGCGATATCCCTGAACCTGACGCTGTAAACGTAATGCTGGATCCAGGTCTTGCATTCGGTACAGGTACTCACCCAACAACGGCATTGTGTCTTGAGTGGCTTGAAGGCCTAGACCTTACAGGCAAAACCGTGATCGACTTCGGTTGTGGTTCAGGCATCCTAGCGATCGCAGCGATCAAACTTGGCGCAGCAAAAGTTATCGGGATCGACATTGATCCTCAAGCTCTGCTTGCATCAAAAGACAACGCACAACGCAATGGCGTTGCTGAGCAACTAGAGGTGTTCTTGCCACAAGATCAACCTGAAGGTTTGCTGGCTGACGTTGTTGTTGCCAACATTCTTGCGGGTCCATTACGCGACCTTTCAGGCATCATTAAAGGCCTAGTTAAGCCAAATGGTGTACTTGCGATGTCGGGTGTTTTAGATACACAAGCGGAAGATGTTGCGACTTATTATCGTGATGAGCTTCACATTGATCCGATCATCGAGCAACAAGAGTGGTGTCGTATCTCTGGTCGCAAGCAAGGCTAG
- the dusB gene encoding tRNA dihydrouridine synthase DusB translates to MKIGNYQLKNNLIVAPMAGVTDRPFRELCLRYGAGMAVSEMMSSNPKVWKTSKSQQRMVHEGESGIRSVQIAGADPQLMAEAAQFNVDNGAQIIDINMGCPAKKVNKKLAGSALLQHPELIEEILKAVVNAVDVPVTLKTRTGWDTDNRNCVQIAKIAEDCGIQALALHGRTRACMYKGEAEYKHIKAAKQAVSIPVIANGDIDSPEKAKFVLEYTGADALMIGRPAQGRPWIFNEILHYLENGTTMDPLPILEVKDIMLGHVNALHEFYGEFLGPRIARKHVGWYLKEHEQASEFRRTFNALEAGDLQLEALEGYFDNVAP, encoded by the coding sequence TTGAAAATCGGAAATTATCAACTTAAGAACAATCTAATCGTCGCTCCAATGGCTGGCGTAACGGATAGACCATTCCGTGAGTTGTGTCTTCGCTATGGTGCGGGGATGGCAGTCAGTGAAATGATGTCCTCCAATCCTAAGGTTTGGAAAACGTCGAAGTCTCAGCAGCGTATGGTACATGAAGGCGAATCGGGCATTCGTTCAGTACAAATCGCTGGTGCAGATCCACAGCTTATGGCCGAGGCTGCTCAATTCAATGTCGATAACGGTGCGCAAATCATCGATATCAATATGGGTTGTCCAGCCAAAAAAGTGAATAAGAAGCTTGCGGGCTCTGCCCTACTTCAGCATCCAGAACTCATTGAAGAGATCTTGAAGGCTGTCGTAAACGCAGTCGACGTTCCAGTAACGTTAAAGACTCGTACAGGCTGGGATACAGATAACAGAAACTGTGTCCAAATCGCTAAAATAGCCGAAGACTGCGGCATACAGGCACTTGCCCTTCACGGGAGAACTCGCGCTTGTATGTACAAAGGTGAGGCAGAATACAAACACATTAAAGCGGCGAAACAAGCTGTATCTATTCCGGTTATTGCTAACGGTGATATCGATAGCCCGGAAAAAGCTAAGTTTGTGCTGGAGTACACCGGCGCTGACGCTTTGATGATTGGTCGTCCTGCCCAAGGTCGTCCGTGGATTTTTAACGAAATCCTACACTATTTGGAAAACGGCACCACGATGGACCCGCTCCCAATCTTGGAAGTGAAGGACATCATGCTTGGTCATGTTAACGCTCTGCATGAATTCTATGGAGAGTTTTTAGGCCCTCGCATCGCTCGTAAGCATGTGGGTTGGTATCTAAAAGAGCATGAACAAGCGAGTGAGTTTCGCCGTACCTTCAACGCACTCGAAGCAGGTGATCTGCAGCTTGAGGCGCTAGAAGGTTATTTTGATAACGTTGCACCATAA
- the fis gene encoding DNA-binding transcriptional regulator Fis: MFEQNLTSEALTVTTVTSQDQITQKPLRDSVKASLKNYLAQLNGQEVSELYELVLAEVEQPLLDTIMQYTRGNQTRAATMMGINRGTLRKKLKKYGMN, encoded by the coding sequence ATGTTCGAACAAAATCTGACTTCAGAAGCATTGACAGTGACTACAGTAACATCACAAGACCAAATCACGCAGAAACCACTACGTGATTCAGTGAAAGCATCATTGAAAAACTACCTTGCTCAATTAAACGGTCAAGAAGTCAGCGAGTTATACGAACTAGTATTAGCTGAAGTTGAACAGCCACTACTAGACACCATCATGCAGTACACTCGCGGTAACCAAACTCGCGCAGCAACTATGATGGGTATCAACCGCGGTACTCTTCGCAAGAAACTTAAAAAATACGGCATGAACTAA
- the zntR gene encoding Zn(2+)-responsive transcriptional regulator: MFQIGELAKRCGVTADTLRFYEKNNLIAPASRSESGYRLYDENNQKQVTFILKSKELGLSLDEIKELLEIRLEATQHSCAEVKSITTAKLEMIDEKITELTKIRTALKKINDACCGHIDDDASHCSILAALDSANLDKGRCCS, encoded by the coding sequence ATGTTCCAGATCGGTGAATTAGCGAAACGATGCGGTGTGACGGCCGATACCTTGCGATTTTATGAGAAGAATAACCTGATAGCGCCAGCCAGTCGCAGTGAGTCTGGTTATCGTCTCTATGATGAAAATAACCAGAAACAGGTGACCTTTATTCTCAAATCCAAAGAGTTGGGGCTGAGTTTGGATGAGATTAAAGAATTGCTTGAGATTCGTTTGGAAGCGACGCAGCACAGTTGTGCCGAAGTGAAGTCGATTACTACAGCCAAGTTGGAGATGATCGATGAAAAGATTACCGAGCTCACCAAGATTCGTACGGCACTCAAGAAGATTAATGATGCGTGTTGTGGCCACATAGACGACGATGCGAGCCATTGTTCTATTCTGGCAGCCTTAGACTCAGCTAATCTTGATAAGGGGCGTTGCTGTAGCTAA
- the purH gene encoding bifunctional phosphoribosylaminoimidazolecarboxamide formyltransferase/IMP cyclohydrolase translates to MNNARPIRRALISVSDKTGIVEFAQALANRGVDILSTGGTARLLAEKGISVTEVSDYTGFPEMMDGRVKTLHPKVHGGVLGRRGQDDDVMETHGINPIDMVVVNLYPFAETVAREGCTLADAVENIDIGGPTMVRSAAKNHKDVTIVVNAHDYERVVAEMDANEKSLTLETRFDLAIAAFEHTASYDGMIANYFGTMVPSYGENKEGDEESKFPRTFNQQFEKKQDMRYGENSHQAAAFYVEANPEEASVSTARQIQGKALSYNNIADTDAALECVKEFDQPACVIVKHANPCGVALGEDILEAYDRAFKTDPTSAFGGIIAFNRELDAATATAITERQFVEVIIAPSVSAEAVEIVAAKKNLRLLECGEWTTKTTGFDVKRVNGGLLVQDRDQGMVSEDDLKVVSKRQPTAEELKDALFCWKVAKYVKSNAIVYSKGDMTIGVGAGQMSRVYSAKIAGIKAADEGLQVEGCVMASDAFFPFRDGIDAAAEAGIKCVIQPGGSMRDDEVIAAADEHGMAMIFTGMRHFRH, encoded by the coding sequence ATGAATAACGCTCGTCCAATTCGCCGCGCTCTAATCAGCGTATCAGACAAAACTGGTATCGTTGAATTTGCACAAGCTCTTGCTAACCGTGGTGTAGATATCCTATCTACCGGTGGCACTGCTCGCCTGCTTGCTGAAAAAGGCATCTCTGTTACAGAAGTATCTGACTACACTGGTTTCCCAGAAATGATGGATGGCCGTGTTAAGACTCTGCACCCAAAAGTTCATGGTGGTGTTCTAGGCCGTCGTGGTCAAGACGATGACGTGATGGAAACTCACGGTATCAACCCTATCGATATGGTTGTTGTAAACCTATACCCATTCGCAGAAACCGTTGCTAGAGAAGGTTGTACCCTTGCTGACGCTGTTGAGAACATCGACATCGGCGGTCCTACAATGGTTCGCTCTGCAGCGAAAAACCACAAAGACGTGACTATCGTTGTAAACGCACACGACTACGAGCGCGTTGTTGCTGAAATGGACGCGAACGAGAAATCTCTAACGCTAGAGACTCGCTTCGACCTAGCTATCGCAGCATTCGAGCACACAGCTTCTTACGACGGCATGATCGCAAACTACTTCGGCACTATGGTTCCTAGCTACGGCGAGAACAAAGAAGGTGACGAAGAGTCTAAATTCCCTCGTACATTCAACCAGCAGTTCGAGAAGAAACAAGACATGCGCTACGGTGAGAACAGCCACCAAGCAGCAGCATTCTACGTTGAAGCAAACCCAGAAGAAGCGTCAGTGTCTACTGCTCGCCAAATTCAAGGTAAAGCACTTTCTTACAACAACATCGCTGACACTGACGCAGCACTTGAGTGTGTGAAAGAGTTCGACCAGCCAGCATGTGTGATCGTTAAGCACGCTAACCCATGTGGTGTAGCACTAGGTGAAGACATCCTAGAAGCTTACGACCGTGCATTCAAAACAGACCCAACGTCTGCATTTGGCGGCATCATCGCTTTCAACCGTGAACTAGACGCAGCAACAGCAACGGCTATCACTGAGCGTCAATTCGTTGAAGTTATCATTGCACCTTCTGTTTCTGCTGAAGCAGTAGAAATCGTAGCGGCTAAGAAAAACCTTCGCCTACTTGAGTGTGGCGAATGGACAACTAAGACAACTGGCTTTGACGTGAAACGCGTTAACGGTGGCTTGCTAGTTCAAGACCGTGACCAAGGCATGGTGTCTGAAGACGACCTTAAAGTGGTTTCTAAGCGCCAACCTACAGCTGAAGAGCTAAAAGATGCGCTATTCTGCTGGAAAGTAGCGAAGTACGTTAAATCTAACGCGATCGTTTACTCGAAAGGTGACATGACTATCGGTGTAGGCGCAGGCCAAATGAGCCGCGTTTACTCTGCGAAAATCGCAGGCATCAAAGCTGCAGACGAAGGTCTACAGGTTGAAGGTTGTGTGATGGCATCAGATGCATTCTTCCCATTCCGTGACGGTATCGACGCGGCAGCAGAAGCGGGTATCAAGTGTGTTATCCAACCGGGCGGCTCTATGCGTGATGACGAAGTTATCGCAGCAGCAGACGAGCACGGCATGGCGATGATCTTTACAGGCATGCGTCACTTCCGCCACTAA
- the purD gene encoding phosphoribosylamine--glycine ligase, whose translation MNVLIIGAGGREHALGWKAAQNPNVETVFIAPGNAGTALEPKLENVNIGVEDIAGLVAFAQEKKIELTIVGPEAPLVIGVVDAFREVGLPIFGPTQAAAQLEGSKAFTKDFLARHDIPTGYYANFTEIDPAIAYVREQGAPIVVKADGLAAGKGVIVAMTLEEAEDAIKDMLAGNAFGEAGSRVVIEEFLEGEEASFIVMVDGSSVLPMATSQDHKRVGDKDTGPNTGGMGAYSPAPVVTPEIHNRILEEVIYPTVRGMDAEGAPYTGFLYAGLMIDADGTPKVIEYNCRFGDPETQPIMMRMESDLVELCLMAIDEKLDEAESKWDPRASIGVVLAAGGYPADYAKGDVISLPTSEVEGQKVFHAGTTNNEAGDVVTNGGRVLCATALGNTVSEAQERAYALTKQVSWNGMFHRNDIGYRAIAREQEQ comes from the coding sequence ATGAACGTATTAATCATCGGTGCTGGCGGTAGAGAACATGCTTTGGGTTGGAAAGCAGCACAAAACCCAAACGTTGAAACAGTATTCATTGCTCCAGGTAACGCAGGTACTGCGCTTGAGCCGAAACTTGAGAACGTAAACATCGGCGTTGAAGACATCGCAGGTTTAGTCGCGTTTGCTCAAGAGAAAAAAATCGAACTGACTATCGTTGGCCCTGAAGCGCCATTAGTGATTGGTGTGGTTGACGCATTCCGCGAAGTTGGTCTGCCTATCTTTGGCCCGACTCAAGCAGCAGCGCAGCTTGAAGGTTCTAAAGCATTCACTAAAGACTTCCTAGCTCGTCATGACATCCCAACGGGTTACTACGCAAACTTCACTGAGATTGATCCAGCTATCGCTTACGTACGTGAGCAGGGCGCGCCAATCGTAGTAAAAGCTGATGGCCTTGCTGCAGGTAAAGGCGTTATCGTTGCGATGACACTTGAAGAAGCTGAAGACGCAATCAAAGACATGCTTGCTGGCAACGCATTTGGCGAGGCAGGCAGCCGCGTGGTGATTGAAGAGTTCCTTGAAGGCGAAGAAGCAAGCTTCATCGTAATGGTTGACGGTTCTAGCGTTCTTCCTATGGCCACCAGCCAAGATCACAAACGTGTTGGCGACAAAGACACTGGTCCTAATACTGGCGGCATGGGGGCTTACTCTCCAGCTCCAGTTGTGACTCCTGAAATCCACAACCGCATCCTTGAGGAAGTTATCTACCCAACGGTACGCGGTATGGACGCTGAAGGCGCACCTTACACTGGTTTCCTTTACGCTGGCCTAATGATCGATGCTGATGGAACGCCTAAGGTTATCGAATACAACTGCCGCTTCGGCGACCCTGAAACGCAACCTATCATGATGCGTATGGAGTCAGACCTTGTTGAGCTTTGCCTAATGGCTATCGACGAGAAACTGGACGAAGCTGAGTCTAAGTGGGATCCACGCGCTTCGATCGGTGTTGTTCTTGCAGCTGGCGGCTACCCTGCTGACTACGCAAAAGGTGACGTTATTTCACTACCAACAAGCGAAGTTGAAGGCCAAAAGGTTTTCCACGCAGGTACTACAAATAACGAAGCTGGCGACGTTGTGACAAACGGCGGCCGCGTACTTTGTGCAACAGCGCTAGGTAACACAGTTTCTGAGGCTCAGGAGCGCGCTTACGCGTTAACGAAGCAAGTTAGCTGGAATGGTATGTTCCACCGCAATGACATTGGTTACCGTGCGATTGCGCGCGAGCAAGAGCAGTAA
- a CDS encoding DUF1481 domain-containing protein: protein MKKAFLLVSLLSTFLIGCSSTSPRKNLEQFETHTGGQVMGDATSFYWVTNKLTQPHTSADYVTVGDYGWYQTDYAWSEGVLREFIREGEQRNSSNELVPYRVHVRFNKSGEAVYQQYRLNNKILPIQAKQLENYQKEAKSVLDTTMKQYDEGFRLIQGYWNGSSFETCSGGEFDSFEFNQTLPSFVIDRLASVESYAAFLGSDSLGKMSVEELLMLADDSHDCVTRPSLLKE, encoded by the coding sequence ATGAAAAAAGCATTTCTTCTCGTTTCACTGTTATCTACATTTCTCATTGGCTGTTCTTCAACAAGCCCTCGCAAAAACCTAGAGCAATTTGAAACTCATACCGGCGGCCAGGTCATGGGCGACGCGACAAGTTTCTACTGGGTCACCAACAAGCTAACACAACCTCATACTTCAGCTGACTACGTCACTGTGGGCGATTACGGCTGGTACCAAACTGACTATGCTTGGTCGGAAGGTGTACTGCGTGAATTCATTCGTGAAGGCGAACAGCGTAATTCATCGAATGAGCTAGTCCCTTATCGCGTCCATGTGCGTTTCAATAAGTCAGGCGAAGCTGTGTATCAACAGTATCGTCTTAACAACAAGATCTTACCTATCCAAGCTAAACAGCTTGAGAACTACCAGAAGGAAGCTAAGTCGGTTCTAGATACCACAATGAAGCAGTATGACGAAGGTTTTCGATTGATTCAGGGTTACTGGAATGGCAGCTCTTTCGAAACATGTTCTGGTGGCGAATTTGATAGCTTTGAGTTTAACCAGACCTTACCAAGCTTCGTGATTGACCGATTGGCGTCTGTGGAAAGCTATGCCGCGTTTCTAGGCAGCGATTCACTCGGTAAAATGTCGGTTGAAGAGTTACTGATGTTAGCTGATGACAGCCATGACTGTGTGACAAGGCCATCATTACTGAAAGAGTAG
- the hupA gene encoding DNA-binding protein HU-alpha, with the protein MNKTQLIDFIAEKADLSKAQAKAALEATLGGVTDALKDGDQVQLIGFGTFKVNHRAARTGRNPKTGDEIQIAAANVPAFVAGKALKDSVK; encoded by the coding sequence ATGAACAAGACTCAATTAATCGACTTTATTGCTGAAAAAGCGGACCTTTCTAAAGCACAAGCTAAAGCTGCTCTAGAAGCGACTCTTGGCGGTGTTACAGATGCTCTTAAAGATGGCGATCAAGTTCAGCTAATTGGTTTTGGTACTTTTAAAGTAAACCACCGTGCAGCTCGCACTGGTCGTAACCCAAAAACTGGTGACGAGATCCAAATCGCTGCTGCAAATGTTCCAGCATTTGTTGCAGGTAAAGCGCTGAAAGATTCAGTGAAATAA
- a CDS encoding hemolysin family protein, whose product MLLLTIYVSIAIGVSFICSVLEAVLLSISPSYIAQLKQNGHPAAESLDKLKTDIDRPLASILTLNTIAHTIGAATAGAQAAVVFGSQWLGVFSAVLTLGILVLSEIVPKTIGATYWRQLAPASSTVLRWMVFFLTPFVWFSEQITKRLARGHQAPKMRDELSAMAILAKESGEFAEGESKILSNLLGIQDVPVTQVMTPRPVVFRVDAEMSVNTFLEQHKDTPFSRPLVYSEQSDNIIGFVHRLELFRLQQAGCGEKALGEVMRPIHVLLNNMGLAKAFDQMMANRLQLSLVVDEYGTIQGIITLEDIFEHLVGEEIVDEADKTTDMQELAFQRWEKWKETHGVIENRDEEDELTEEAPTDNETSDSKTADEEQAPKEEKKDA is encoded by the coding sequence ATGCTGCTGCTAACTATTTACGTCTCCATTGCTATTGGAGTTTCTTTCATTTGTTCTGTTTTGGAAGCTGTACTTTTGAGTATTAGTCCGAGCTACATTGCTCAACTAAAACAAAATGGGCACCCTGCAGCAGAGTCATTAGACAAACTGAAAACAGATATTGACCGTCCACTGGCATCAATTTTAACGCTCAACACCATCGCGCATACTATCGGTGCAGCGACAGCGGGTGCACAAGCAGCGGTTGTATTTGGTAGCCAATGGTTGGGTGTATTCTCAGCCGTGCTAACTCTGGGTATTTTGGTCTTGTCTGAGATTGTTCCAAAAACGATTGGTGCAACCTACTGGCGTCAACTTGCTCCAGCATCATCAACTGTACTTCGTTGGATGGTGTTCTTCCTAACTCCGTTTGTTTGGTTCTCAGAGCAAATTACAAAGCGTCTGGCTCGCGGTCACCAAGCACCAAAAATGCGTGATGAGTTGTCTGCAATGGCAATTTTGGCAAAAGAGAGCGGTGAGTTTGCAGAAGGCGAATCAAAAATCCTGAGCAACCTACTTGGCATTCAAGACGTGCCTGTGACTCAAGTAATGACGCCACGCCCGGTTGTATTCCGTGTTGATGCGGAAATGAGTGTGAATACTTTCCTTGAGCAACACAAAGACACGCCATTCTCTCGCCCACTGGTCTACAGCGAGCAGAGTGATAACATCATCGGCTTTGTCCACCGCTTAGAGCTGTTTAGATTGCAGCAAGCCGGTTGTGGCGAAAAAGCGCTAGGTGAAGTGATGCGTCCTATTCACGTGTTACTGAACAACATGGGCCTAGCGAAAGCATTTGACCAAATGATGGCAAACCGTCTGCAACTGTCTTTGGTTGTTGATGAGTACGGCACAATTCAGGGCATTATCACTCTAGAAGATATCTTTGAGCACCTTGTAGGCGAAGAGATCGTCGACGAAGCGGATAAGACCACTGACATGCAAGAACTGGCGTTTCAACGCTGGGAGAAGTGGAAAGAGACGCACGGTGTTATCGAAAACCGCGATGAAGAGGACGAGCTAACGGAAGAAGCTCCAACAGACAACGAAACCTCTGATTCAAAAACTGCGGATGAAGAGCAAGCGCCAAAAGAAGAGAAAAAAGACGCTTAA
- a CDS encoding IS4 family transposase has protein sequence MSLESQLVNTFQSCNTFHHFEKYSEILSPELIQQGFEQAGVATVRRRRLPLEAVLWSVVGMSLFRQQSVWDIANQLDIVLPDKQRFVAPSAVVQARQRLGEEGVKQVFKKMAAHSYQSSNFETWCGLNLLSVDGVVWRTTDTPENHQEFKAQSNQSSENIYPKVRMVCLMELTSHQLIDSTFSDYRTSEMRLAEELIEQTPDHSLTIFDKGYYSLGLLNRWNKVGKERHWMLPVKKDFQYEVVHKYSQSDAIVDIKTTHQARKKFSDLPETIEARLVSKIIKGKTYQVLTSMRDGLRFPGEDIVELYRYRWEIELGYREMKQTLLDSEYTLRSKRPDMVKQELWGILLAYNLIRQVMTKAASQLDSVWPNQLSFTSSAMAVTQYFAALPLTSPGKLPKHYEVLLKQISMFTLPPRREDRSSPRWVKLKPKKYATNRKNASQLN, from the coding sequence ATGTCTTTAGAAAGCCAACTTGTCAATACTTTTCAGTCATGTAATACCTTTCACCACTTTGAAAAATACTCTGAAATTCTTAGTCCAGAGCTTATCCAGCAGGGTTTTGAGCAAGCTGGCGTCGCAACCGTTAGAAGAAGACGGTTACCTTTGGAGGCTGTACTTTGGTCCGTTGTTGGAATGAGTCTCTTTCGTCAACAATCTGTTTGGGATATCGCTAACCAACTCGATATTGTTCTGCCAGACAAACAGCGCTTTGTTGCCCCAAGTGCTGTTGTTCAAGCGAGACAGAGATTAGGCGAAGAAGGTGTTAAGCAAGTCTTTAAGAAGATGGCTGCGCATAGCTATCAATCGTCTAACTTCGAAACTTGGTGTGGACTAAACCTTCTATCCGTCGATGGTGTCGTTTGGAGAACGACAGATACACCTGAAAATCATCAAGAGTTTAAAGCACAAAGCAATCAATCATCTGAGAATATTTACCCTAAGGTACGTATGGTTTGCTTGATGGAGCTTACAAGTCATCAACTAATCGATAGTACATTCTCTGACTATCGCACCAGCGAAATGCGCCTTGCAGAAGAACTCATTGAACAAACCCCCGATCATTCGTTGACTATTTTTGACAAAGGATACTACTCTCTAGGGCTACTTAATCGCTGGAATAAGGTAGGCAAAGAAAGGCATTGGATGCTCCCTGTGAAAAAAGACTTCCAGTATGAAGTCGTTCATAAATACAGTCAGAGTGACGCTATCGTTGATATAAAAACGACACATCAGGCAAGAAAGAAGTTCAGTGATCTCCCTGAGACAATAGAAGCAAGGTTAGTGTCGAAAATTATCAAAGGAAAGACATATCAGGTGCTTACATCAATGCGTGATGGGTTGCGCTTTCCTGGTGAAGACATCGTAGAGCTTTATCGCTATCGTTGGGAAATCGAATTAGGCTATCGGGAAATGAAGCAAACCTTGCTTGATAGTGAGTATACATTACGCAGTAAGCGCCCAGATATGGTCAAGCAGGAGCTCTGGGGAATTTTGCTCGCCTATAACCTTATAAGACAAGTCATGACAAAGGCTGCGAGTCAATTAGATAGCGTTTGGCCAAATCAATTAAGCTTTACGAGTAGTGCTATGGCTGTGACTCAATACTTCGCGGCTTTACCTTTAACGAGTCCTGGAAAACTTCCTAAACATTATGAAGTACTACTCAAGCAAATATCCATGTTTACCCTGCCACCTCGAAGAGAAGATAGAAGTTCCCCTCGTTGGGTGAAACTGAAACCCAAGAAATATGCAACGAACAGAAAAAATGCCAGTCAGCTTAACTGA